The stretch of DNA GGGAAGAAGCCACGGGCAAACCGAAACTGGTGGCGATTTGCAACCAGAGACCGCAGGCAACCATGACCGAGAACATGCCAGCGACAAACATTTGGGTAGAAAGCAAACCCTCAGGCAAAATTACCTCAAAAGCTAGGGTTTGGGAAACGCGCCCGCCCAGCAACACAGCCCCCAGAAATTCCATCCCCCCCGCGATCGCCAAAGCCCCCACCAGCGGAATCGCCCCAGACCCCACGGAAGTAGCGAATGAGTTGGCGACATCGTTGGCACCCAAATGAGCCGCTACGTAAAAAGCTACTATCACTGCAGCTACCAAAATTAAATCTGTATCCGCCAATAACTTTCCCCTCTCAAATTCTTGTTTTGGTGCCCTATTCGTGCTATATTGATAAGTCGGCATTTTTCAGGTCTGGGCGATCGCTGGCTTCGCTGCCAGGGCAGGCAACCTAGCACCGGATCGAGTTTTGCAGCCAGCCCCTTTCGGGAAATCCTATCGCGTCTGCCCCCGATCGCGATCGCTACTGCCCCCTGTTTTCCCGAGGTGAGAGATATGCCCCAGCACAGCGATCGCTCGGAAATACGGGATTTCCAAACGCCAGGAGGTTTTCATGAATACCGAAGAAATCGTTCGCTCCGTTGAAACTGATTATTTAAAATCCGATCTGCCCAACATTGAAGTAGGAGACATCGTTCGCGTCGGCGTCAAAATCGTTGAAGGCGGCAAAGAACGGGTGCAGCCCTACGAAGGCACGGTCATCGCCAAACGCCACGGCGGCATCAACGCCACCATTACCGTACGGCGGATTTTTCAAGGCATCGGCGTGGAGAGGGTGTTTCTGCTCCACTCCCCCCGGGTAGCCAACGTGAAAATTTTGCGTCGCAGCGAAGTCCGTCGTGCCAAACTCTACTACCTGCGCCACCGGGTCGGCAAAGCCACGCGCCTCAAAGAGCGTTTCTAGGGCAGTTTGGCCGAGCAACAAGTGGAATTGGGAAAAAACCCTTTCCATTTGTTGTCAAACCCGATAGCCATGGTTTACAATGAATGAACGCGCCAGATGGTTCGGCGATGCGCTCTTAGTTCAGTTGGTAGAACGCGGGTCTCCAAAACCCGATGGCGGGGGTTCGAGTCCTCCAGAGCGCGCTGAGCCAAATATATTTCCGGTTCTGCCCGAAAACACCAACATCAACCGAAAAAATCTTGAGGCAAGGTTTTTTCAGGTGGTGGTCTTTCGGGCAGACTTGTTCTGTCAGAGCGTGCGATCGCAACCAATTTTGCCATTGCCTCGATCGCCCTTGCTACCATTTGGCTATCCCCCACCAGCGATCGAAGGGAGTCTCCGTTGCCCTCCATCGCACTCCGAGTCCTTTCTACATGCAAGCCGAACGAGGCATCATAGATCGTAGAGCAAGCCAATTTTCAGGAGGGCCATATCGTGACCAACAAAAACGAAATCGAAGCGCAAAAAAGTACCGGCATCCCAGGGGCGAGCAAACAAATCGGTAAATTTTTAAAAGAAACCAGAGAAGAACTCGGAAAAGTCGTCTGGCCCGATCGCAAACAACTCATCAGCGAGTCTACAGCCGTTATTTTAATGGTTATCCTCTCCGCCACTATTATTTATTTTGTCGATAGCTTCTTTAAGTGGGTTTCAGCACAGGTATTCGGATGAATTTTGCACCAGAAGAATCTTACGAACCCCATAAAACCAACGGCGACCTAGAAGGGAAAGACAGTTCCGAGTCCCCCAAACCCCGCTGGTACGCAGTTCAGGTGGCTTCTGGGTGCGAAAAGCGCGTGAAGCTCAACCTGGAACAGCGTCTCAAAACCCTCGATGTCGCCGATCGCATCGTGCAGATTGAAATTCCCCAAACCCCAGCGGTGAAAATCCGCAAAGACGGCAAACGCCAGCCCACCGCCGAAAAAGTCTTTCCCGGTTATATTCTCATCGAAATGATTCTCGATGACGAAACCTGGGCGGTTGTAAAAAATACCCCCAATGTGATTAACTTTGTGGGGGCAGAACAGCAACGCGGCTACGGAAGAGGGCGCGGGCACGTCAAACCCATGCCTTTAAGCCCCTCAGAAATTCGGCGGATCTTCCAGCAAACCAAAGAACAGGAACCGGAAATCAAAGTTTCCCTGGCCCCCTCCGACAAAATTGTGGTCCTGTCGGGTCCGTTCAAAGACTTTGAAGGGGAAGTCATCGAAGTGAGCCCCGAACGTAGCAAGCTCAAAGCGTTGCTGTCCATTTTTGGGCGCGATACGCCCGTGGAACTAGAGTTCAACCAAGTTGAAAAGCAAAACTGAAGTAAATGGCCAAGAAAGTCGTTGCACTCATCAAATTAGCCCTAGAAGCCGGCAAAGCCAACCCCGCCCCACCCGTAGGTCCCGCCTTGGGTCAGCATGGCGTCAACATCATGGCGTTTTGTAAAGAATACAACGCCAAAACCGCCGACCAAGCCGGGTTGGTGATTCCGGTGGAAATCTCGGTCTACGAAGACCGCAGTTTTACCTTCGTCCTCAAGACCCCGCCAGCCGCCGTTTTGATTATGAAAGCAGCGGGGATCCAGAAAGGGTCTGGAGAACCTAACCGCAACAAAGTGGGTGCCATCACCCGCGACCAGTTGCGGGAAATCGCCGAGACCAAAATGCCCGACCTCAACGCCACCGACATGGATGCGGCCATGCGCATCGTAGAAGGTACGGCACGCAATATGGGCGTTACGGTTAAAGATTAGAATTTTTGTTTTTTGCCTCCAGCAAGAGAAATTTGTTGTTAGTGGGGAAGAAGAAACTTGGCTTCGCTATTACCCCAGGAGAAAATTATGGCTAGAAAACCTTCCCGTCGTCTGA from Geitlerinema sp. PCC 9228 encodes:
- the rplK gene encoding 50S ribosomal protein L11, whose protein sequence is MAKKVVALIKLALEAGKANPAPPVGPALGQHGVNIMAFCKEYNAKTADQAGLVIPVEISVYEDRSFTFVLKTPPAAVLIMKAAGIQKGSGEPNRNKVGAITRDQLREIAETKMPDLNATDMDAAMRIVEGTARNMGVTVKD
- the nusG gene encoding transcription termination/antitermination protein NusG, with amino-acid sequence MNFAPEESYEPHKTNGDLEGKDSSESPKPRWYAVQVASGCEKRVKLNLEQRLKTLDVADRIVQIEIPQTPAVKIRKDGKRQPTAEKVFPGYILIEMILDDETWAVVKNTPNVINFVGAEQQRGYGRGRGHVKPMPLSPSEIRRIFQQTKEQEPEIKVSLAPSDKIVVLSGPFKDFEGEVIEVSPERSKLKALLSIFGRDTPVELEFNQVEKQN
- the secE gene encoding preprotein translocase subunit SecE encodes the protein MEAQKSTGIPGASKQIGKFLKETREELGKVVWPDRKQLISESTAVILMVILSATIIYFVDSFFKWVSAQVFG
- the rplS gene encoding 50S ribosomal protein L19, with amino-acid sequence MNTEEIVRSVETDYLKSDLPNIEVGDIVRVGVKIVEGGKERVQPYEGTVIAKRHGGINATITVRRIFQGIGVERVFLLHSPRVANVKILRRSEVRRAKLYYLRHRVGKATRLKERF